The genomic stretch GCGGCGCTCATCAGAGCCGAGACGGGGCTGGGTGCTTCGGGGTGCGCGCGGGGCAGCCAGGCGTGCAGCGGCACCGCGCCCGCCTTGGACGCGAACCCGGCCGCCAGCAGCACGAACACCAGCCCGCGCACCGTCGGCGACACCGCGTGCGCGCCGGCCCGCATTGCGGCGAAGGTCTCGCCGCCCGCCTGCGCGGCGAACACCGCGAACCCGACGAGCAGCAGCACCAGACCGAGGTGCGTCATCACCGCGTACCAGACTCCGGCCTGCCGCACCGCGGCCCGCTCCCGGTGTTCGGCGAGCACCAGCAGCAGCGAGGCGAGCGCCATCAGCTCCCACAGCGCCAGGAACGTCGACACCGATGCCGCCACGGGGACGAGGACCAGGGTGAGCGCGAACAGCGGCAGCACCGCCTGTGCCGTACGCGAGCCGAGCCCGTGCGGGCCGTGTCCGCCCGCGTAGCCGATGCCGTACACCGCCACCGCGGCCACGACCGCCCCTGCCACGGCCATGAACAGACCGGCCAGCGCGTCCACGGCCAGATACGTCCCCGCCAGCGGAAGCAAGTCGGGGAAATGGGCCGCCCATTGGTCGCCGCCCAGTGCGGCAACACCCGCCGCGCCCCCGCTCACCCCCACCCCCGCCGTCAGCACCCCGACGGTCGGGACGCGCAGTCGGCCGGGCAGGGCAAGTCCGGCCAGCACACCCGCGCCGCCCAGACCGGTGGCCGTCGCGAGGGCGGCCGGAACGATGCTCACCGCCCGGTCACCCTCCGCAGCGCCGCCACGATCTCCTCCGGCCGGGGCGGGCACCCCGGTACCGCCAGATCCACCGGTACGACGTCGGAGACGGCGCCCTCGACGCCGTACCCGCCCGCGAACTCCCCGCAGTCGATCGCGCAGTCCCCCACCGCGACCACCAGACGCGGCTCGCCCATGGCGGCGACCGTGCGCCGCAGTGGCTCGGCCATGTTCCGCGTCACGGGACCGGTCACCAGCGCGACATCCGCGTGCCGGGGCGAGGCCACCAGACGGGCGCCGTACCGCTCGGCGTCGTACACCGGGTTGAAGGCCGCGGCGATCTCGATCTCACAGCCGTTGCAGGACCCGGCGTCCACGCAGCGCACCTGCACCGAACCGCCGAACTCCGCGGCCCCGGGCGGGGACTCGCCCTCCGGGCGCGGCGGAGCGGGCTCGGCCACCCGTCCGGTGGTCCGGATCTTGCGCAACAGGCCCATGAACCTCTCCCAGAGACGGTGAGGACTCGTCCGTAGCTGACCAACCGGTCGGCGGGCGATCGGAGTTACGACGCCATTCCAGCGTTTTGCCACTTATTGAGGTAAGTGAGGGGAAGGGCGAAGCGGGGGCGACCGCCTCCCGCACCACAGAGCGCTGTCAAACTCTCGGGAGGCGGTCGCCGTTCAAGGGCCGTCGTTACGACGGCGGTTTCCCCTCGCCCTGCGCGGCCCGCAGGTCGGCCAGCAGCTCGGCCTGTCCGGCAAGGACCCCGGACAGGATGGTCCGGGCGACCAGCAGCAGCTCCGCGACCTGCGGGCTGGTCAGCGAGTAGTGCACGGCCGACCCCTCCTTGCGCGTCCTGACCAGGTTGGCCCGCCGCAGCACGGCAAGCTGCTGGGACAGGTGCGCGGGCTCGATCCCCACCTCGGGCAGCATCTCGGCGACGGCGTGCTCGCGCTCGCTCAGCAGCTCCAGCACCCGGATGCGGGCCGGGTGGCCCAGCGTCTTGAAGAACTCGGCCTTCAGTTGGTACAGCGGCGTACTCATGCGTGCCGCCCTCCCCCTCGACCCAACAGCATCCTGCGCTGAAGACCTCAGCAGTTGCTAACATTAGCAACTGCTGAGGTCTGATGAGGAGGCGTACGTGAGGATCACTCCACTGCGCGGCATCGGCGTCACCTGGTGCAAGTGCCCTGCCTGCCGCCT from Streptomyces davaonensis JCM 4913 encodes the following:
- a CDS encoding NADH-quinone oxidoreductase subunit B family protein, whose protein sequence is MGLLRKIRTTGRVAEPAPPRPEGESPPGAAEFGGSVQVRCVDAGSCNGCEIEIAAAFNPVYDAERYGARLVASPRHADVALVTGPVTRNMAEPLRRTVAAMGEPRLVVAVGDCAIDCGEFAGGYGVEGAVSDVVPVDLAVPGCPPRPEEIVAALRRVTGR
- a CDS encoding ArsR/SmtB family transcription factor, with product MSTPLYQLKAEFFKTLGHPARIRVLELLSEREHAVAEMLPEVGIEPAHLSQQLAVLRRANLVRTRKEGSAVHYSLTSPQVAELLLVARTILSGVLAGQAELLADLRAAQGEGKPPS